From Paenibacillus sp. V4I7, one genomic window encodes:
- a CDS encoding helix-turn-helix transcriptional regulator, translating to MATDYRKFFVITETDRKLPLILETVGYENEQQFYKREDGYPCFHWLQTIEGSGEIILESGSVRLSENQGMLLPAGVPHEYNITTAKWSTWYLTFDGALAASIVYALEIPLSTPISWGLETPLASIHEYYYEKYRYSHDFTGMNGSLEIYQFLTLLKKHGNVNKSASFSQSHERLLPLLLELEICFASSDVGLGWMSQLLGISSQHVNTLFRKAFGLSPYQYLLQLRLQKSKELLIAQPNQTVKQIADATGFLDASHFISTFRKSVGLTPEVFRNQYNKKNQSEDFR from the coding sequence ATGGCTACCGACTACAGGAAATTTTTCGTAATTACAGAAACGGATCGGAAGCTTCCTCTCATCCTGGAAACAGTCGGTTACGAAAATGAGCAGCAGTTCTACAAGCGAGAAGATGGCTATCCCTGCTTCCATTGGCTCCAAACCATTGAAGGCAGTGGAGAAATTATTCTAGAAAGCGGATCTGTCAGGCTGAGTGAGAATCAAGGCATGCTCCTGCCTGCTGGTGTCCCGCATGAATATAACATCACGACAGCCAAGTGGTCGACGTGGTATTTAACCTTCGATGGTGCGCTTGCTGCCTCCATTGTATATGCCTTAGAGATACCGTTATCCACACCAATCAGCTGGGGGCTGGAAACCCCTCTCGCTAGTATTCATGAGTACTATTACGAAAAGTACCGCTACAGCCATGACTTCACAGGCATGAATGGTTCACTTGAAATTTATCAATTCCTTACTCTGCTCAAAAAGCACGGCAACGTAAATAAAAGCGCATCCTTTTCCCAAAGTCACGAGCGTTTGCTGCCGCTTTTGTTGGAGCTTGAGATTTGCTTCGCATCTTCCGACGTTGGACTCGGATGGATGTCTCAATTGCTTGGCATAAGCTCTCAGCACGTTAATACATTGTTCCGCAAAGCGTTTGGTCTCTCTCCTTACCAATACTTACTGCAGCTGCGCCTGCAGAAATCCAAGGAATTGCTAATCGCCCAGCCTAATCAAACGGTGAAGCAGATCGCCGACGCGACCGGCTTCCTCGACGCTTCGCATTTCATCTCGACATTTCGCAAATCCGTTGGTTTGACGCCCGAAGTTTTCAGAAATCAATACAACAAAAAGAACCAATCAGAAGATTTCCGTTAG
- a CDS encoding glycoside hydrolase family 2 TIM barrel-domain containing protein yields MAKKFVYSPPENGYPEWNNNPQIFQLNRMEAHATLMPYKSEDEALAGVREASDSYQSLNGTWKFHFAENAQGRPQEFYKSDYDCSSWADIAVPSHWQLQGFDFPQYTNVVYPWVGHEDLKPPFAPVKYNPVGSYSRSFTVPAAWSDQPVYLSFQGVESAFYVWVNGDMVGFSQDSFTPADFDITPYLVEGENKLAVEVYRWSDASWLEDQDFWRLSGIFRDVYIYSTPITHIADFKVLTDLDADFKQADLHIQAKITNYDGLSTGTRRMEAVLYDAEQKPLWAAPLSAQIQVSGKEKQDVKLSVKVAEPALWSAEKPNLYTLVLSLKDENGALLETESCKVGFRKFEIHDGLMKINGERIVFKGVNRHEFDADRGRSVDKESMLADILLMKQYNINAVRTSHYPNNTYWYELCDQYGLYVIDETNLETHGSWRYGQLEDDEGDTVPGSKPEWIEAVLDRANSMMQRDKNHASIVIWSLGNESWGGANFVKMHDFLREADPSRVVHYEGVANCRGASEAASDMESQMYTKIEGVEAYAKSNPKKPFILCEYSHAMGNSCGNLFKYWELFDKYPVLQGGFIWDWIDQSIRTTTPEGVTYQAYGGDFGDTPNDGNFCGNGLIFADRTPSPKIYEVKKCYQNVKFEALDLVNGQVKVTNQYLFTDLSEFDWIWSIARNGEPVSEAKRGQFTVKPGETADIQLVLDPMETIFPKDEFVLTISLQLKEDTNWAQKGHEIAWEQFLLPVRKAAWSHSEQAAQESAATLSALETVQITSTKETISLKGGNFSLQFNAATGDITSYMYEGSELFLTGPAPNFWRAYTDNDRGNQHHIRCAPWQEAGSGRTLQSLTAQSLGDGRAEVQVRFELATKPTSEVQLVYTVSPSGEVEVRMELVPGAYLPEIPEIGVLFQLDRSFQQLSWYGRGPHENYWDRATSAKLALHSGTVEEQFVPYLRPQECGNKTDVRWATVTDASGRGLRITGLPTVELNALPYTPSELEAHDHTYKLPASDKVVLRVNYKQMGVGGDDSWGARTHPEFTLYANRTYAYSFTFKGI; encoded by the coding sequence ATGGCAAAAAAATTCGTATACTCACCGCCTGAAAACGGATACCCGGAATGGAATAATAATCCTCAGATTTTCCAATTGAACCGCATGGAAGCTCATGCCACATTAATGCCTTACAAGTCTGAAGATGAGGCACTAGCGGGAGTTCGTGAAGCGTCCGATTCTTACCAATCATTGAATGGAACTTGGAAGTTTCATTTTGCTGAGAATGCGCAAGGCCGTCCGCAAGAGTTTTACAAAAGCGACTATGATTGCAGCAGTTGGGCGGACATCGCAGTGCCTTCCCATTGGCAGCTGCAGGGCTTTGACTTTCCACAGTATACGAATGTCGTCTATCCTTGGGTGGGCCATGAAGATTTGAAGCCCCCATTTGCTCCGGTAAAGTATAACCCAGTGGGCTCATATTCCCGCAGCTTTACGGTCCCGGCTGCATGGTCAGATCAACCTGTATACCTAAGCTTTCAAGGGGTTGAATCGGCTTTTTATGTGTGGGTAAACGGCGATATGGTGGGCTTTAGCCAGGATTCGTTTACACCTGCGGATTTTGATATTACACCCTACTTGGTAGAGGGTGAGAATAAGCTTGCCGTCGAGGTTTACCGCTGGAGTGATGCGAGCTGGCTGGAGGATCAAGATTTCTGGCGGTTAAGCGGTATTTTTCGTGATGTTTATATATATAGCACACCAATCACGCACATTGCCGATTTCAAAGTGTTGACAGATCTGGACGCTGACTTTAAACAAGCGGATTTGCATATTCAAGCGAAAATAACGAACTATGATGGTCTCAGCACAGGGACCCGTCGAATGGAAGCTGTTCTGTATGATGCTGAACAGAAGCCTCTCTGGGCTGCGCCGCTTTCCGCTCAAATTCAAGTAAGCGGTAAGGAGAAGCAAGATGTAAAATTATCCGTTAAGGTAGCTGAGCCAGCCCTATGGAGCGCTGAAAAACCAAATCTGTACACGCTGGTATTGAGCTTGAAAGACGAGAATGGCGCTTTGCTTGAAACAGAAAGCTGTAAAGTTGGCTTCCGCAAGTTTGAGATTCATGACGGCTTAATGAAAATCAATGGCGAGCGTATCGTATTCAAAGGCGTAAACCGCCATGAATTTGATGCAGACCGTGGCCGTTCTGTGGATAAAGAGAGTATGCTTGCCGATATCCTGCTGATGAAGCAATATAACATTAATGCTGTTCGTACTTCTCACTATCCGAACAACACGTACTGGTATGAGTTGTGTGATCAGTACGGGTTGTACGTGATTGATGAAACGAATCTGGAAACGCATGGCTCATGGCGCTATGGCCAGTTGGAAGACGATGAAGGGGATACGGTTCCGGGCAGCAAGCCGGAATGGATTGAAGCGGTTCTGGACCGCGCCAATTCCATGATGCAAAGAGACAAGAACCATGCTTCTATCGTGATCTGGTCGCTTGGGAATGAGTCATGGGGCGGAGCCAACTTTGTTAAAATGCATGATTTCCTTCGTGAAGCGGATCCTTCCCGCGTCGTTCATTACGAGGGTGTAGCCAACTGCCGTGGTGCTTCAGAGGCAGCTTCGGATATGGAAAGTCAAATGTATACCAAAATTGAAGGCGTAGAAGCCTATGCAAAAAGTAACCCTAAGAAGCCATTTATTCTCTGTGAATACAGCCATGCGATGGGGAATTCGTGCGGCAATTTATTTAAGTACTGGGAGTTGTTTGACAAGTATCCGGTTCTCCAAGGCGGCTTTATTTGGGACTGGATCGATCAATCGATCCGAACAACAACACCAGAAGGTGTGACCTACCAAGCCTACGGCGGTGATTTCGGGGATACACCGAATGATGGTAACTTCTGCGGTAACGGATTAATTTTCGCTGATCGTACGCCATCCCCAAAGATCTATGAAGTGAAGAAATGCTACCAGAATGTCAAGTTCGAAGCGCTCGATCTTGTTAATGGCCAAGTGAAGGTGACGAATCAGTATTTATTTACAGATCTGAGTGAGTTTGATTGGATATGGTCCATCGCACGTAATGGTGAGCCTGTGAGTGAGGCCAAACGTGGACAATTTACCGTAAAGCCAGGAGAAACAGCTGATATTCAGTTGGTTCTAGATCCTATGGAAACCATTTTTCCGAAAGATGAGTTTGTACTGACGATCAGTCTGCAGCTGAAAGAAGATACGAATTGGGCGCAGAAGGGACACGAAATCGCTTGGGAGCAGTTCTTGCTTCCAGTCCGTAAAGCGGCTTGGTCTCATTCTGAACAGGCTGCTCAAGAATCCGCGGCGACCTTGTCTGCTTTAGAAACTGTACAAATTACATCAACAAAGGAAACAATTAGCCTTAAGGGAGGCAACTTCTCTCTTCAATTCAATGCTGCAACTGGTGATATTACTTCTTACATGTACGAGGGAAGCGAGCTGTTCCTGACAGGTCCTGCACCTAATTTCTGGCGTGCTTATACCGATAATGATCGCGGCAACCAGCATCATATTCGCTGCGCGCCATGGCAAGAGGCAGGCAGTGGAAGAACGCTGCAATCTTTGACAGCTCAATCGCTTGGAGATGGCCGCGCCGAGGTGCAAGTTCGCTTTGAATTGGCAACAAAGCCAACTTCCGAGGTGCAATTGGTTTACACGGTATCGCCTAGCGGAGAAGTAGAAGTTCGTATGGAGCTCGTGCCAGGAGCATATTTACCTGAAATTCCGGAGATTGGTGTACTCTTCCAATTAGACCGCTCCTTCCAACAATTGAGCTGGTACGGTCGTGGTCCACATGAGAACTATTGGGACCGTGCGACCTCCGCCAAACTGGCTTTGCACAGTGGAACCGTTGAGGAGCAGTTCGTGCCGTACTTGCGCCCTCAGGAATGCGGCAATAAAACGGATGTGCGCTGGGCGACGGTGACAGATGCGAGCGGGCGTGGACTCCGCATTACAGGGCTGCCTACCGTTGAATTGAATGCTCTGCCATATACGCCTTCCGAGTTGGAAGCTCATGACCATACGTATAAGCTGCCAGCTAGCGATAAAGTCGTGCTGCGGGTGAATTATAAGCAGATGGGCGTTGGCGGGGATGACAGCTGGGGTGCAAGAACACATCCCGAGTTCACCCTGTATGCCAATCGGACCTATGCGTACTCATTCACGTTTAAAGGAATTTAA
- a CDS encoding MDR family MFS transporter yields the protein MVAQNKNKGLGIVIAGLLLGILMAAMDNTIVATAMGTIVGELGGLDKFVWVTSAYMVAEMAGMPIFGKLSDMYGRKKFFIFGVIVFMLGSILCGTASSIIELSVYRAIQGIGGGAMLPVAFTIMFDAVPIESRGKLGGLFGAVFGMSSIFGPLLGAYITDYVNWKWVFYINLPLGLISLVFVAFFYRESVEHSKQRIDWWGAFTLVGAIVSLMFALELGGKEYAWDSAVILGLFALFAVLTILFVFVERRAAEPIISFAMFKNRLYASSNAVAIFSGAAFITASVYIPIYIQGVLGGSATNSGLVLLPMMLGSVVTATGGGFLMNKMSYRAIMIPTTFILIIGTALLTTLSPESPRWLVTIYMVLIGLGIGASFSVLSNAAIHLFDVRQRGSASSTLNFLRSLGMTLGITVFGIVQSHAFTRKLTDAFAGQGQPGAVIPTGDSHTLLDPAKRMEIPAPVLEKITTALSSSIVLTFAWTVLPAVLAFVCAIAMSKEKLDPTQENEASMSH from the coding sequence ATGGTAGCGCAAAACAAAAACAAAGGGTTAGGCATTGTCATTGCCGGGCTATTGCTGGGTATCCTAATGGCCGCCATGGACAATACCATTGTTGCCACAGCCATGGGCACAATCGTCGGGGAATTAGGCGGATTGGATAAATTCGTCTGGGTCACTTCGGCATATATGGTGGCGGAAATGGCCGGAATGCCAATATTCGGCAAACTATCCGATATGTATGGACGCAAAAAGTTTTTCATCTTTGGTGTTATTGTGTTCATGCTTGGATCTATTCTTTGTGGAACAGCAAGTTCGATTATAGAGCTCAGTGTCTATCGCGCTATTCAAGGTATCGGCGGCGGCGCCATGCTGCCGGTTGCTTTCACGATTATGTTCGATGCCGTTCCGATAGAAAGCCGCGGTAAACTAGGTGGATTGTTCGGTGCTGTATTCGGCATGTCTAGCATATTCGGGCCACTGCTTGGCGCTTATATCACAGATTATGTGAACTGGAAATGGGTATTTTACATTAACCTACCTCTTGGTTTGATCTCACTAGTTTTTGTCGCTTTCTTCTATCGCGAATCCGTTGAGCATTCCAAACAGAGGATCGATTGGTGGGGCGCTTTTACACTCGTTGGTGCCATCGTCTCCCTCATGTTTGCTCTAGAATTAGGAGGTAAGGAATACGCTTGGGATTCAGCAGTTATACTCGGTTTATTCGCCCTGTTTGCGGTGTTGACAATCCTCTTCGTCTTCGTAGAGCGTCGTGCTGCGGAACCTATTATCTCTTTTGCGATGTTCAAAAATAGGTTGTATGCATCAAGCAATGCCGTAGCCATTTTTAGCGGTGCAGCTTTTATAACAGCATCTGTCTATATCCCAATCTACATTCAAGGTGTATTAGGTGGATCCGCTACCAATTCTGGCTTAGTTCTTCTGCCCATGATGTTAGGCTCCGTTGTAACGGCAACAGGCGGCGGTTTCTTAATGAATAAAATGAGTTATCGAGCGATTATGATTCCAACGACCTTCATCCTAATTATCGGAACAGCTCTCTTGACGACATTATCACCTGAATCCCCCCGTTGGCTCGTAACGATCTATATGGTTCTTATCGGACTTGGAATCGGTGCTTCCTTCTCCGTATTAAGCAATGCAGCCATTCATCTGTTTGATGTACGGCAGCGTGGTTCAGCCTCCTCAACACTGAACTTCCTCCGCTCCTTGGGGATGACGCTGGGTATCACCGTTTTCGGAATTGTTCAAAGTCATGCTTTTACGCGAAAGCTAACAGATGCATTTGCGGGTCAAGGTCAACCGGGAGCTGTTATACCAACTGGAGACTCGCATACGCTGCTGGATCCCGCGAAACGGATGGAGATACCTGCTCCTGTTCTAGAGAAAATCACAACCGCATTATCGTCTTCCATTGTCCTCACCTTTGCTTGGACTGTACTTCCTGCTGTTCTAGCCTTCGTTTGTGCCATCGCGATGAGCAAAGAGAAGCTGGATCCAACCCAAGAAAACGAAGCATCTATGTCACATTAA
- a CDS encoding pentapeptide repeat-containing protein, giving the protein MKPNPRLIAYLNEVFSHYEDLRPIQELKEELLSDLQERLLDLQKDGFDEEAAFQRTIASIGEISELIESIHANTTKLQQIIGIDFSMQNLQKSDLKAIKIHDGKFNYSNLQDSDFSHSDLTNASFKCSNLDRVKFDGANLTGAKISKSNLRGASFKNCTLNLVEFRSCDLTGVCMDNLIFTGTTFHHSDLKGTSFRYATFQSCFFKADVKKTIFDGAKMDKATYALLKGFKANLSHVTFL; this is encoded by the coding sequence ATGAAACCAAACCCAAGGCTCATTGCTTATTTGAATGAAGTTTTTTCACATTATGAAGATTTGAGACCCATCCAGGAATTAAAAGAAGAGCTTTTATCTGATTTGCAGGAAAGACTCCTAGATCTGCAAAAGGATGGCTTCGATGAAGAAGCTGCCTTTCAAAGAACGATCGCATCCATCGGCGAAATATCCGAACTAATTGAAAGCATTCATGCAAACACCACGAAGCTCCAACAAATCATTGGCATTGATTTCTCAATGCAGAATTTGCAAAAATCCGACCTGAAGGCCATCAAAATCCATGATGGTAAGTTCAATTACAGCAACCTGCAGGATTCTGATTTCAGCCATTCAGACTTAACCAATGCTTCCTTTAAGTGCAGCAACTTAGATCGGGTAAAGTTCGACGGTGCTAATTTGACAGGAGCGAAGATTTCTAAATCCAATCTAAGAGGAGCCAGCTTCAAAAATTGTACGTTAAACCTTGTAGAGTTCCGTTCTTGCGATTTAACTGGTGTATGTATGGATAATCTAATCTTTACAGGAACTACTTTTCATCATTCAGATCTCAAAGGAACATCGTTCCGTTATGCCACATTTCAAAGCTGTTTCTTCAAAGCTGATGTCAAAAAAACAATTTTTGACGGAGCCAAGATGGATAAAGCTACCTATGCTTTGTTAAAAGGGTTTAAAGCCAACTTAAGTCATGTTACTTTCCTTTAG
- a CDS encoding PadR family transcriptional regulator: MVDLKITSDLIRGHTDSIILKLLLSGDKYGYEISKLVQVISGGEYELKEATMYSSLKRLEQEECITSYWGDETQGGRRKYYRITDKGKEAFKNNKLNWEHAKTILDLLI, from the coding sequence ATCGTTGATTTGAAAATAACGTCCGATCTTATTCGAGGACACACCGACAGCATTATTCTCAAATTGTTACTTTCCGGAGATAAATATGGCTATGAAATTTCAAAGCTGGTGCAAGTTATTTCAGGCGGGGAATATGAACTGAAGGAAGCAACCATGTACTCCAGCCTCAAGCGACTAGAACAGGAAGAATGCATTACCTCCTACTGGGGGGATGAAACACAAGGCGGCCGCAGGAAATACTATCGCATCACTGATAAAGGCAAAGAAGCTTTCAAGAACAACAAGTTGAATTGGGAACATGCGAAGACCATTCTCGATTTGCTCATTTAG
- a CDS encoding NAD(P)-dependent oxidoreductase has product MVINPGQTIVGLVGTGVMGKSMAGHFIQAGYEVHIYNRTKSKAQDLLDQGAHWQDSPGLLAQQCDVIITMVGFPKDVEEIYLGENGILSNTKPGSYVIDMTTSSPMLAIEIYEKALARQVFSLDAPVSGGDIGAKEARLSIMVGGSREAFDAMLPLFEKIGTNIVYQGDAGAGQHTKMCNQIAIASNMMGVVEALVYAKKSGLDPSTVLKSIESGAAGSWSLSNLAPRIIAGNFAPGFYVKHFIKDMKIALQSAEEMKVELPGLTLAKSLYEQLAAGGEEDSGTQALFKIIDK; this is encoded by the coding sequence GTGGTAATCAATCCGGGACAAACGATTGTAGGCTTAGTAGGAACAGGTGTCATGGGGAAAAGTATGGCAGGCCATTTTATTCAAGCAGGCTACGAGGTACATATATATAATCGAACGAAATCCAAGGCACAGGACCTGTTGGATCAGGGTGCTCACTGGCAGGATTCACCGGGACTATTAGCGCAGCAATGTGATGTGATTATTACAATGGTAGGCTTCCCTAAGGACGTAGAAGAGATTTATTTAGGCGAAAATGGCATTCTTTCTAACACGAAGCCGGGCAGCTACGTCATTGATATGACAACGTCTAGTCCAATGCTAGCCATAGAAATTTATGAAAAAGCACTCGCGCGACAAGTGTTTTCACTAGATGCTCCGGTTTCAGGCGGAGATATTGGAGCTAAGGAAGCGAGACTATCGATTATGGTTGGGGGCTCGCGTGAAGCTTTTGATGCCATGCTGCCGCTTTTTGAGAAGATTGGCACCAATATCGTCTACCAAGGAGACGCGGGTGCAGGCCAGCATACGAAAATGTGCAACCAAATCGCAATTGCAAGTAATATGATGGGCGTTGTTGAAGCGCTGGTATATGCGAAGAAATCAGGACTCGATCCTTCAACTGTGCTCAAAAGTATTGAGTCAGGCGCGGCGGGCAGCTGGTCCTTAAGTAACCTGGCACCGCGCATCATCGCTGGGAATTTTGCTCCTGGCTTTTATGTGAAGCACTTCATCAAAGATATGAAGATCGCGCTTCAATCTGCTGAGGAAATGAAGGTGGAGCTGCCTGGACTAACATTGGCGAAATCCCTTTATGAGCAGTTAGCAGCGGGTGGCGAAGAAGACAGCGGTACTCAAGCGTTGTTTAAGATTATTGATAAGTAG
- a CDS encoding Ger(x)C family spore germination C-terminal domain-containing protein, with protein MTHKYAQIRSVGSHIDQLLTQEAKIHEVPDVSLYSFVRDYYDDGTDPIAPMLIVKGDNVEIDGIALFKKDRYIGKISADQNVPQVVIRIRLSGIILEYTGKSTFKKVEEQKKLDQDLSEAIREQLQVIISHVQRSGGDNLGIGTFVRNSMSYENWNNLNWKSIYPRADIRVEVDTTIRDYGMIR; from the coding sequence TTGACTCATAAATATGCACAAATACGATCCGTCGGGAGTCACATTGATCAGTTATTAACCCAAGAAGCCAAAATCCATGAGGTTCCTGATGTATCTCTCTACAGTTTCGTACGTGACTATTATGACGATGGTACTGATCCAATTGCTCCTATGCTTATTGTGAAAGGTGATAATGTCGAAATCGACGGGATAGCCCTTTTCAAAAAAGATCGATACATTGGCAAGATAAGTGCAGATCAAAATGTCCCTCAAGTCGTTATCCGTATTCGATTGAGTGGCATTATTCTAGAGTACACAGGAAAATCGACGTTTAAGAAAGTGGAAGAGCAAAAAAAATTAGATCAGGATTTGTCCGAAGCCATTCGCGAACAATTACAAGTGATAATTAGCCATGTGCAGCGCAGCGGTGGGGATAACTTGGGTATTGGTACTTTCGTCCGTAATAGTATGAGCTATGAGAACTGGAACAATTTGAATTGGAAATCCATTTATCCCCGTGCCGATATCCGTGTAGAAGTAGATACCACAATTCGTGACTACGGTATGATTCGATAG
- a CDS encoding GerAB/ArcD/ProY family transporter yields MFFCCRSQFTAHFNRLSIRGKSIFEISQSALPKFILVPFFGVLAGLWAILGSLIGKQYILILKSLSFPSLNPAYLYILFEILVFLLLTKGIMSISSTAVLTFYIIIWNTSLLVYIYDDFELSRMTTFWFKDATHSFKGWLEVYIAFLGYELCLLLFPYTNKKTHLIRAFQIANLITTFTYTLVAFVSFGFFSL; encoded by the coding sequence TTGTTCTTCTGTTGCCGCTCTCAATTTACTGCTCATTTCAATCGCTTATCGATTAGAGGAAAATCCATTTTCGAAATTTCACAATCTGCTTTACCGAAATTCATTTTAGTTCCTTTTTTCGGTGTTCTAGCTGGTTTATGGGCAATTCTAGGCAGCTTGATTGGCAAACAATATATTTTAATTCTAAAATCGTTATCATTCCCCTCGCTAAACCCCGCCTATTTGTATATTTTGTTTGAGATCCTTGTTTTCTTACTTTTAACTAAGGGTATTATGAGTATCTCAAGTACCGCGGTTCTCACTTTCTATATTATCATCTGGAATACTTCTCTATTGGTTTATATCTATGATGATTTTGAGCTATCGCGAATGACTACCTTTTGGTTTAAAGATGCCACTCACTCATTCAAAGGATGGCTTGAGGTTTACATAGCCTTTCTGGGGTATGAACTTTGCCTTTTGTTATTTCCTTATACGAATAAAAAAACACACTTAATCCGTGCTTTTCAAATTGCTAATCTCATCACCACATTTACTTATACGCTAGTTGCATTTGTTTCCTTTGGCTTTTTCAGCCTGTAA
- a CDS encoding spore germination protein, with amino-acid sequence MTNLPWAVASAVRILRFIALFITLCFTALYVSLVTYHYEMIPPSLLLNLMESRNKVPFSPLVEAIVMEMTIELLREAGARLPTKIGPTIGTVGGIVIGQAAVQAGITSNILIISVAISAIASFVIPNYNMSSSIRLLRFGIIIMTGLLGNFGLVCGLGFIMVQLSGLNMFGLSYLYPITPSKPSRWLELIIRAPIQILTKLKKPTTNNPNK; translated from the coding sequence GTGACAAACCTACCGTGGGCTGTTGCCTCCGCTGTCCGAATTCTACGCTTCATTGCCTTATTCATTACACTCTGCTTTACTGCACTCTATGTATCACTCGTTACTTATCACTATGAAATGATACCACCGTCTCTACTGCTCAACTTAATGGAATCCCGCAATAAAGTACCGTTTTCCCCACTTGTCGAGGCCATCGTCATGGAAATGACCATCGAGCTGCTTCGTGAAGCAGGGGCACGCTTACCTACCAAAATCGGACCTACCATTGGCACAGTCGGCGGGATTGTCATCGGCCAAGCGGCCGTTCAAGCTGGTATCACAAGTAACATTCTCATAATCTCGGTTGCTATTTCGGCTATCGCCTCATTCGTCATACCAAACTATAACATGAGCTCTTCCATTCGCTTGCTGCGATTTGGAATTATTATAATGACTGGTCTCCTCGGGAATTTCGGCCTGGTGTGTGGACTCGGCTTTATTATGGTTCAACTATCTGGTTTAAACATGTTCGGCTTGTCTTATTTATACCCAATAACACCTTCGAAACCAAGTCGGTGGTTAGAGCTAATTATCCGAGCACCCATTCAGATTTTGACCAAACTTAAAAAGCCTACCACCAATAATCCGAACAAATGA
- a CDS encoding DMT family transporter — protein MIKHSPYILLVLATCIWGGNFVAGKALVLHIPPITMAALRWSIAFICLLPFFGRQAWQLRTEFLRSWKMILFLSATGVAGFNTLTYVAVQYTGSINASLMNSATPIMVVLLTWLVMKERFAWSALPGILVSMAGVSWIISRGSVSALLSLSFNKGDLFMLVAVLCWALYSVGMKKMSGRFPSSPFLLIQMSVALVLLLPLSAVEWALKSPHVDWSPPLVTGLIYIGLFASIVAFLSWNRAIELAGPQRCAGFLNLIPMFSAIFATAFTGEALRMYHLLGAIWIVVGVYITNYAIKKQQMRGARIEIAKT, from the coding sequence ATGATCAAACATTCCCCCTACATTCTGCTAGTTCTCGCCACATGTATATGGGGAGGCAATTTTGTTGCTGGCAAGGCGCTTGTCCTTCACATTCCGCCGATTACGATGGCTGCACTACGTTGGAGTATTGCTTTTATTTGTCTTCTTCCATTCTTTGGAAGGCAGGCTTGGCAGTTAAGAACTGAATTTCTCCGCAGCTGGAAAATGATCCTTTTTCTGTCCGCAACCGGTGTTGCTGGATTCAATACGTTAACCTATGTGGCTGTCCAATATACAGGTTCGATTAATGCTTCGTTAATGAATTCGGCCACGCCTATCATGGTTGTGCTTTTAACCTGGTTAGTTATGAAAGAGCGGTTCGCTTGGTCAGCATTACCTGGAATTCTGGTGTCCATGGCTGGTGTGAGCTGGATTATTAGTCGGGGGAGTGTGTCCGCGCTATTGAGTCTTTCTTTTAACAAAGGCGACCTGTTCATGCTAGTGGCTGTTTTGTGTTGGGCTCTATATTCGGTGGGTATGAAAAAGATGTCAGGAAGATTCCCATCCAGTCCTTTTTTACTGATTCAAATGAGTGTGGCCTTAGTTCTGCTGCTTCCGCTTTCGGCAGTGGAATGGGCGCTGAAATCACCACACGTTGACTGGAGTCCACCTCTTGTAACAGGTCTTATTTATATTGGTTTATTTGCGTCGATTGTTGCTTTCTTGAGCTGGAATCGTGCCATTGAGCTTGCTGGACCTCAGCGATGTGCTGGTTTTCTGAATTTGATTCCGATGTTCAGTGCCATTTTTGCAACTGCTTTTACCGGGGAAGCGTTAAGGATGTATCATCTTTTAGGGGCTATTTGGATCGTGGTTGGGGTGTATATCACGAATTATGCAATTAAGAAGCAGCAGATGAGAGGTGCAAGAATAGAGATAGCAAAGACCTAG